CGCTATTCTATTAGCAAAACATTAGCTGTTGAGTTGAGCTTTTCTCTGGGTGTTTTTCAAcacaaatatagtaaaataacaAATGCGTTGATtgtaggtgtttaaaaacgatGTTAGACTTAAAATTACATAAtcttatacattatttatagaTATTTTACCGCTGATTAACTGTTCGATCACAAATCGTTCTGCATTAAAACCATTCAGCTTCTGATTGATGAGGGTGTTCATGTGGTGCCTCCTGGTGGGAAACtcgttttatttttcattaaacAGACACCACTTAATGATAGAACAACATCTTAATGATAAAACATCAGGATATTTTGCattaacaaactaataaaacatttgggGCAGAATTCAGTTCAATCATCCGTTCGTTATGCAGTAATGTGGTAGCCTAATCAAACTACTAACATTATACTACACGCTGCTTTTAGTAcaattaaaactattaaaatctGTGTTATTTATCTGTTTAGTTTCGTTTTTATTACAGTAAATGTCTGTATAGTTAAAGTTCTATAAACGTTCGAAACTTTGATAACTGCACCGAATTTTGCCGCACATGCTAACAGCAAACAGAAAACAAGAACATGTTAGCTTAGGGGCAAGTTATCGGGTtagatgtttttaaaaatgtttattacattttttaatgaaaatatgTATAATGATCATCTAGTTTTATCAGAACCCAGAGCCAGGTAGAGGTGAAAGGCTGCTAGAATCCAAAAACTTTTGATAACACCTTAAACCTTAGCCGGTCAGcattgctaataaaataaaatgagatatattatttatattaaaaggcATTTTATCTTAATTTCTCTACATTTATATCCAGTACTGCCACTGTTCAGAACTATTTACATTTCATCAAAAGTGACCTAcaactgtgaccaaatacaatgcaagcaattgaggttaagggccatgctcaggggtccaacggtggcaacttggtgatggtagggcttgaactaaTCCAATACTTtaaccaaggacggattaaggatagtctgggcccctgggcaaagagttagtgagtgagtgagtgagttagcctttaaagtgagctcactgttggacatattgtcaggcatgaaaagaacatcaaatagctcagttaagtgtgtgtatgcattcaaactgcttgaaattgcttgtcttaaatttaaataattgcaaaattgctaaattaatttgtgtctctgcgcttaagagaaattgaacataataattttgaaacaatacaaattcagaaacattaagtaagggcctgaatcgcatatttgcaacaaaacgtctgttatgaaatatggtagcttgcctggcaatttgtaggtccctagaaagtcaagaagccatggtaaacgacttctatggaagtcaagggccccatagcaggggccctcgtgatcaagggccctctaatggtatgccctgctcttctctagggccccctggtaggggctctcataaccagggccctctaaaaatatgcccccctctttcctaggacccctaatagccagaagtcgaagtcagagcagtgccacaacgcctcattcattttcataaggggcccaaaagcatggctagggcccccaagaggccctggggtcaaagtccctaatagtcagaggatccttaaaatggagggccctcggaaataaaaatatattgtatcataaatgttgatcgGCATCGCAAAATATTTTGGGcgctggcccggtcagtaatccagccatgactttaaccactaagctaccactgctccaTGTTATAGCAGTGCATTAAATTTAACCTACTACTTCATTACTAGTGCACTCATTAGTACATACTATTTAAATGAGGATTAGGATGCAGCATCATCATCATTCTCCTTTCGAGCACGGATGGCAAAAAACTTATTATCTCTgatataaaaaaactaaatgtttattattttagtagttaacgaatgtgtctgtgggaaactCCCAAAGCAAACACACttttataagataagatagccttatattatcccacagggggacaTTTGCaacgttacagcagctttcaagaatataaagatataaaagtgtttatacatatattaaaaaatatataaaagatatataaaaccacaaaacaataaacatttatggttcataatgtatttaatattcaaGCCAATAACTCAATGCATTTTATTAGGTGCAGTTATATTATATGctctgattatttttattttaagatttttattattaattgtacaTTATGTGAACCAACATGTTCTTAAGTTTATGACTGGTTGACACCTGATTATATTCATAAACAAACTGGGAATAAATTTGCTGTTTAAAGCAAAATAATGTCGCCTATGcgtaatcagaatcagaatcactttatttcgccaggtatgttacacatacgaggaatttgttttggtgatacacataataatacacataacacacatgtatgacatataacatatttagatagatactttattgatcctttgcaggaaatttctttgttacacAGCAGCTCACAACAAACAACTTCTTGCATACAATAAAAAATCACAGTAAGATTcatgtaaacactttttatGGTACATGCATACAAAATGTAGGTATATATTAGGTATTAGGTATGTAAACATTGGCattatggtgcatgcatagaATACAAAATGtagatatttataataaattattatgaattattatgaattattatgaattattatgaATTGTTAAACGGTCTGATTGCAGGTGTAAGGAAAGATTTCCTGTAgcgttcagtcctgcatttgggtgctctgtcgaaacacctccaggatatgaagtgggtgtgaatgGTTTGTGATTATTAAAAGTTAAGCTTTTTAAcgtgtcatacatgtgtatattatatatgtacttttatgtgtatgtgtatttttaaaactattttaaaaataacattaaaaaatacacagaAACTGTGCAAAACAacagtttggtttttttttcctttggctgtttaccatttaaaaaaaacaccaataaAACACCCAAAACAGGAAAACAGAACGCtaccaaaatatatatttaatgacATTTTCACATTGTTTttagtaaaacaaataataataaataagaagaagaagaattaaGGGGGAACCATGATTTATTGTTGGAtgggttaaaaaataaaagaagtgGAAGGGGGTTTTTCACCCTCCTCCTAAAAGCGGACTGCTCCTTCTTACCCAATCATCTCCCTCTCCTCCAAAACTCCGCGCTATAAGAACTCCCGACTTTTTCTTCCAGGGAACTTTTTGGGGAAGCCCGGATCCATTTTGCTGTTCATGCTGGTGCACAGTTTTGGAACTTAATGCGATCGTATTAGTGGAACTCGATGCGGGAATAACGGCGCCGTTCCAGGGGAATAAAAGAGATGCCCGACGAAGCCGTGCAGGACTCATCGAGCTGTCCCGTGTCTCCAGCGGACAGCGACccgagcagcagcagcagcgaaGCCGAACAAGAGCGCAACTCCAAAAAGAGCGCACGGAAAAGGAGGTCCAGCCGTAAGGACGCAGAGGACTCGGACAGTTCAGGGCCGGAAAAGAAGGGGAAGAAGTGCGGGGGAAGCGGGGGAAGCACCGGCGACAGTCCGCAGTCTCTGGAGGAACTGCACACACAGCGCGTCATGGCCAACGTGCGGGAGCGCCAGAGGACCCAGTCTCTAAACGAGGCCTTCACCTCCTTGCGCAAAATCATCCCCACCCTGCCCTCGGACAAACTGAgcaagattcaaaccctgaaacTCGCAGCTCGCTACATCGACTTCTTGTACCAGGTTCTGCAAAACGACGAGCTCGACTCGAAGATGACCAGCTGCAGCTACGTGGCTCATGATCGGCTGAGTTACGCCTTCTCCGTGTGGCGCATGGAGGGAGCCTGGTCCATGTCCGCGTCCCACTAGTGCGCCCGGTCCTAAACGCAGTGCGTGAGAGACTTCGGTGAACTAAACGGTATGGTGTGTTCTCATAAAGCTTTTAGGAAGGTTCTGGGAAATCTGCAGCGTGTAAAGTTTTATTTTTGACCAGAAACTAAAGTGGAGAGCGCAGAGAAAGTAGAGAAAGTATTCTGAATCATGATCCTGCAGTAGAGCTaaaagatatatagatagacagatactttatttatcccagtTGGTCTCCAGTAGCTgaacaagaacaaaagaaaaaagaaaaacaaatacaaatgtgcatGTATACAATATACAACATGCAAATTAATGCAAAAGATGTGCAATTGTGCGTCTGATACTATGGCTTGAAAAACAACTAAGATAGAAACAGTAGTATATAAATTCTTATtaacaatatatacaaatatatgtaTAACCCATATACATTATGATAATCAATATATGAATAATATGAATTGAatgaatatgaataaatatatatagtaGAAGCAGTAGTATAGATTATAACCAATATACACatacaattataaatataaaagataaaaatattgGAAAGTTATTTTTGGAGAGACTTTTTGTATAATCAAACCTCCATCAGATTAATCAGCAGCACAggatgattatttataacagctttaaatatataaacacaccagAGGTGCAGCTAAAGGTCAGGCCAAACAGGCCAGTAATGATTGGGGCCCTGGAAATGGAAGGGGCCCCTGAAGGCTCCTGTTCatgaggaaaataaataaataattagaaacaGGTATTGTTATTAATTGCAGTCTTATGAACAGTggaaatgatttattttatttacttaaacaGGACATCAGTTCCACAGTAGTGCAAAATGTTaacatttgcttttttttatcacattttGCCATTGTTTTTAGGTCTGtgtattaaaaaatttttatatatatttttaaaaaatagtatTTTGAAATAATTATtgacaaaataacataaaaacagcacacataattaataaaatctataaataaaaacaaacagcaatactactactaataccaaTAATATTACCAGTGTGATATGATTACAGTACCAATGATAATAAATGGATAATTTAATAAAGCATTAgtcttaaaaatataaacaaatacttATGAGACAATgggtaataatgctaataaacaTTGAAGAAAAATTAAATAGAATAGCCCCATACATCAGACATTTTGTGCCTTGGGCCTGTACAGTGTCTAGATGACTTGGTGTTCTCTGATTGTTCAGATTTAGAACTTTTATGCTATAATATTAATTCTTTAAGAATTTGATTACTTGAATACCATTATGTCAACATCAGATTGATTTTTGCCAAATTAGTCCCATAATGATgatgatcataataataattatcattgcgttcattgttgtttgtttttatttatatattgtatttatttatgtgtgctGGAGTCCTAAAGCGCatcattaatttaattttattttctcatttacAGGTGATGTTCGTCTTTGCTGGCAAGACAAACGTGGACTGACTGAGTAAAACAAGTGCTGGATTCCTACATTCCTTCCTAACCAAAGGAAAATAAATCTCTGTGGACTCTGGAGGGAGGAATCGGGACTTTACACAGATTTTGACGCTGAATGTTGGAATGTTACTGCGCGTCTGAACTGCGCATAGGAACCTTCACAagattttaatctttatttctttattattattttccttttttttttttgctaccgAAGCCTTCAGTCTAAACCTGTGTAAACTGGGACGTAGTAGGaacgttatttatttattaatgacatGCTGTAATGAAGCCGGTTTATCTTCTGTGTCCAAATGCATCATTATTTTTTACGACttttgtaaatatgtgtgtgttccTGTAATAAAGCTGGCGAATTTTAAAAGcatatttgtttactttttattatcactgtatataatatagcctatattatcatttattttaaatagtattAGTTTTATGGTGTACGCAAACACTTCTACACAAATAcaagtgaagtaaaaaaaatccttaTTATTTCCTTTATGTTTTATAGGCAGAAattaaactgtatttttaatGATAACCAACTATTAGCCTATTGTTTAGGTAACAATTGAATTCACGAATTAAAGAAACCACAGATTCTAAGAAAGCTGgagctattttattattaatgctttaaatattttactcTCCACTTGaatgtgtatttttgttttgtgtaaaatgactgaattatacaaacatttaatataaatcTTTAATCTTTGAGCTTCCAGCATTAAAGCGAcgcacttttatattattataattataaaataaatgtttaaaagtcTGTTGTTAAAAGaggaacatttttaaaacaataattaaacagTACAGACCtaaatttatgtattttatgtcagTGACAGTAAAACAAACCCTCGAGTTTTAGTCTTAAATTCACTCATTTTTTTTAtcgcttatttatttttaataaattttttttttacaactgaATCAGTTCAGAAACAGAAAGATGTTTATTCTCTTTGTTTGTTCCACTCCACGCGCTCCCGGTGAGAGGTGTGTAGTGTGGCGCAGCTCTGAGACAGGGGTTCGGTCCATTCCCGCGCTGGCCGGTTTGGAGGTGTGTAGTGTGGCGCAGCTCTGAGACAGGGGTTCGGTCCATGCCCGCGCTGGCCGGTTTGGGGGTGTGTAGTGTGGCGCAGCTCTGAGACAGGGGTTCGGTCCATGCCCGCGCTGGCCGGTTTGGAGGTGTGTAGTGTGGCGCAGCTCTGAGACAGGGGTTCGATCCATACCCGCGCTGGCCGGTTTGGAGGTGTGTAGTGTGACGCAGCTCTTAGACAGGGGTTCGGTCCATACCCGCGCTGGCCGGTTTGGAGGTGTGTGTAATGACTCTGGAGGAACGAACGGAATTTCCAGATGTGAGTGAAACCGGAGCCGCTGCAGCCGCTGGGTGGAAGGTGCAGAGCAGGTTAAACTCTCATCTACACACTGATTTTACTACAGAGAGACAAACATTCAAATAAATCACCTAAAATATTCCTTAGGATGGGTAGGAATCAAAAACGAGCTTCAGAGGAGCATCAGAGAGCCTGAAGAgtttcattattataataactataactttataatataaataacaataataacaaaaacagccacaactataataacaacaaaacaataataatgataataacagcaacaacaatatattattattattattattattttagtagtagtagtagtagtagtattaataataataagaatataaataataataacaataacaacaacaataattacaacaacgcatatataattataacaacaacaatatattgttagtattattttagtagtagtagtagtgataataataagaatacaaataataataacaacaacagcaacaacaacaataataattacagtaacacATATATAatgataacaacaacaatatattattattattagatgtaGTAGtgttactactgctactactaataataagaagaagaagaagaagaagaagaaaaagaagaagaagaagaggaggaatattcaaaataataataacagcaacaactacaatagtaataaatacaacaaaaacaataataagataataataatagtaataaaaacagcaacaacaatatatattattattattattaatagtagaagtagtagtattaataataataataacagcagtaacaacaatagtaataaatacaacaactgtaataataacaacagaaacaacaatagtattattattattggtagtagtgttagtattgataataataataataataaataataatataataatgataataataataataattaatactggCATAGTTACTTTAGTTACTTACTTAGAGTTACttagttttatttatgaatGAATTACATTATTTTTGTCAATTTTCTGTTCTGTAATAAATCCATCAGTACATCAGTACATTTCTTATAAGAACAAATCACAAGTCATCaaaaatttacttttttataaatCACCTGCGTCCTAAATTGCAATTATTGCACTATAAAATAATTACACCATTAAACGTGTTATTTAgtcaaattaaaacaataaataaagaggCATAAAGATTCTttcactttgtatttttgtagaaataaacacggagctgataaaatatatattaagtaTAGAACTTTTTGCGTCATAAACCCACATGTGGGAGACCTTCATGGTGAAGTGACGAGGTCAGtgggtgttttgttgttgttataattaaTTGATTTTTTAATTACAGATGAATGAGTGATTTGTATTTCTCAGTGACGGTGTACAGCTCTACGATCCTCTAACCAGCTGCTCTTAGCTATTCCACGTTCTCAAATGAGGTTCAAGGGTGACAGGGCCGTTTCTGTAGCTGCCCCAAGACTCTGGAATAGTCTTCCACTTTTCATAAAGGAGTCCCACACAATAGATGCCTTTAAATCAAATTTAAAAAcgtatttgttttctttggcaTTTGAGTCCTCTTAATGAATacgttttttaatatttgttggGTTGTCATAGCCATCtttgttttagtggttttatttgatttatatgttggtgcgtatgtatgttattttgtatgtatgttaatgaTTTGTTAAATGTTATATGCATAGTTGAGTGGTATTTATACTTGATTGTAATGTAgctacagcactttggttgacacacacgttgtcttttaaatgtgctatagaaataaaggtgacttgacttgacttgacttgacttgacttaacggTGAGAGTCCTGGATGTATGAATGTAAGAATCGAATCCGGGGATTTTTTTACTGAATCTGGATTTGTATTAATTTTCGCTCTTTGTGCTGAAGCTGATGTAAACAGATCTAAAGGCTCACAGATCATTTCCAGTTGTGCAGGACTTGGCAGATGTTTCAGGCACACGAGTGGAGCTCATTTCAGACAGATGTTAGCGTTTTGTGGGTCACGTGATTGGAACAGATGTTCAAAGGCAGAACCGAATTCGTTCCGTCAGAACCGAGTTTTAAAACAAAGCGTTTTATTCTCGCTCATGATGAGGAGGAACCGACAGGGCCGAGAGGTTCAGTGGATCTTCAGGGATTTTACTGTGAAGAAGAAGATTCAGGATGGAGAGAATATAAGAGAAGTTCTGCTGCTGCTACAGGCTTAACCTCACTACACCCTACACCATACATCACTTCACCCtactgcaccacctacaccataCACCACTACACCCtactgcaccacctacaccactaCACCATACACCACTACACCCtactgcaccacctacaccactaCACCATACACCACTACACCATACACCACTACACCCtactgcaccacctacaccactaCACCATACACCACTACACCATACACCACTACACCCtactgcaccacctacaccactaCACCATACACCACTACACCCtactgcaccacctacaccactaCACCATACACCACTACACCATACACCACTACACCCtactgcaccacctacaccactaCACCCtactgcaccacctacaccactaCACCATACACCACTACACCCtactgcaccacctacaccataCACCAATACACCCTACACAAAACCCTACACCATACACCACTACACCCtactgcaccacctacaccataCACCACTACACCCtactgcaccacctacaccataCACCACTACACCCtactgcaccacctacaccataCACCACTACACCCtactgcaccacctacaccactaCACCATACACCACTACACCCtactgcaccacctacaccactaCACCATACACCACTACACCCtactgcaccacctacaccaaTACACCCTACACGAAACCCTACACCATACACCACTACACCCTACACTGAACCCTACACCATACACCACTACACCCtactgcaccacctacaccataCACCACTACACCATACACCAATACACCCtactgcaccacctacaccactaCACCATACACCAATACACCCtactgcaccacctacaccataCACCACTACACCCTACTGCACCACCCACACCACTACACCATACACAACTACACCCtactgcaccacctacaccctACACCAATACACCCTACACCATACACCACTACACCCTACACAAAACCCTACACCATACACCACTACACCCTACACAAAACCCTACACCATACACCACTACACCCtactgcaccacctacaccataCACCAATACACCCTACACAAAACCCTACACCATACACCACTACACCCTACACTAAACCCTACACCCtactgcaccacctacaccactaCACCCTACACAAAACCCTACACCATGCACCACTACACCCTACACTAAACCCTACACCCCTACACCATACACCACTACACCACTACACCATACTGCACCACTTACACCACTACACCACTACACCCTACTGCACCACTTACACCACTACACCATACACCACTACACTCtactgcaccacctacaccactaCACCATACACCATACACCACTACACCCtactgcaccacctacaccactaCACCATACACCACTACACCCTACTGCACCACCCACACCACTACACCATACACCACTACACCCtactgcaccacctacaccctACACCAATACACCATACACCACTACACCCTACACAAAACCCTACACCATACACCACTACACCCtactgcaccacctacaccataCACCAATACACCCTACACAAAACCCTACACCATACACCACTACACCCTAcactaaaccctacaccatacaCCCTACTGCACCACCTACATCACTACACCCTACACAAAACCCTACACCATGCACCACTACACCCTACACTAAACCCTACACCACTACACCCtactgcaccacctacaccactaCACCCTACACAAAACCCTACACCATACACCAATACACCATAcactaaaccctacaccatacaCCAATACACCCtactgcaccacctacaccactaCACCCTACACAAAATCCTACACTATGCACCACTACACCATTACACCCTACACTAAACCCTACATCATACACCACTACATCCtactgcaccacctacaccataCACCACTACACCCtactgcaccacctacaccactaCACCATACACCACTGCACCCtactgcaccacctacaccataCACCAATACACCCTACGCAAAACCCTACACCATACACCACCGCACCCtactgcaccacctacaccataCACCAATACACCCTACACTAAACCCTACAC
This DNA window, taken from Trichomycterus rosablanca isolate fTriRos1 chromosome 3, fTriRos1.hap1, whole genome shotgun sequence, encodes the following:
- the twist1b gene encoding twist-related protein 1b, producing MPDEAVQDSSSCPVSPADSDPSSSSSEAEQERNSKKSARKRRSSRKDAEDSDSSGPEKKGKKCGGSGGSTGDSPQSLEELHTQRVMANVRERQRTQSLNEAFTSLRKIIPTLPSDKLSKIQTLKLAARYIDFLYQVLQNDELDSKMTSCSYVAHDRLSYAFSVWRMEGAWSMSASH